The proteins below come from a single Bacillota bacterium genomic window:
- the pknB gene encoding Stk1 family PASTA domain-containing Ser/Thr kinase — MSQMLANRYELMEKIGEGGMAVVYKARCTFLDRWVAIKILRDQYANNPEFVDRFQREARAAARLAHPNIVSIYDVGEDQGRHFIVMEYVQGENLKDYLSRRGPLAPQTVAEMGQQVAAALAHAHCRGIIHRDIKPHNLLVSPEGQVKVTDFGIARAAAASSLTETGVVLGSVHYFSPEQAQGGAVDARSDIYALGVVLYELLTGVPPFTGDSPIAIALSHLDSEPPAVAELCPYVPEDLEQAIMKAMAKDPAHRYQTAGELNRALAPAASRTGAQEEPTRVLTAVPGREKATATRNRPKPNRRSTTWVVATILLLSVLTGAFLWFRYYFLVPIVEVPPLLGLQVEDARLLLAEKGLDYYVLREVYSEEEAGVVVDQEPKPSSIRKSGVGEKVGLIVSKGRELAQVPDV; from the coding sequence GTGTCCCAGATGCTGGCGAATCGGTACGAATTAATGGAGAAGATTGGCGAAGGCGGTATGGCCGTAGTATATAAAGCCCGCTGCACTTTTCTGGATCGCTGGGTAGCGATCAAGATTTTGCGTGATCAATACGCCAACAACCCTGAGTTTGTAGACCGTTTTCAGCGGGAAGCCAGGGCGGCGGCACGACTGGCCCACCCTAACATTGTTTCTATTTACGACGTGGGCGAGGACCAGGGCCGCCATTTTATCGTTATGGAGTATGTACAAGGTGAAAACTTGAAAGACTACTTGTCCAGGCGCGGACCGCTGGCACCACAGACTGTGGCCGAGATGGGACAGCAGGTGGCGGCAGCGCTGGCTCACGCTCATTGCCGCGGTATTATCCATCGCGATATCAAGCCCCATAACCTTTTGGTCAGCCCTGAAGGTCAAGTAAAAGTGACGGATTTTGGCATTGCCCGGGCGGCAGCGGCTTCCAGTCTCACCGAAACCGGGGTAGTGCTGGGATCGGTGCATTACTTTTCCCCCGAGCAAGCACAAGGCGGTGCCGTGGATGCTCGGTCCGATATCTATGCCTTGGGTGTGGTGCTGTATGAGCTGTTGACTGGGGTACCGCCGTTTACAGGGGACTCGCCTATTGCTATTGCGCTGAGCCATTTGGATTCTGAGCCGCCAGCGGTGGCGGAACTTTGTCCCTATGTACCCGAAGATCTGGAACAGGCCATCATGAAAGCAATGGCCAAGGATCCGGCCCATCGCTATCAAACCGCCGGGGAGCTGAATCGGGCTTTGGCTCCAGCTGCCAGCAGGACAGGGGCTCAGGAGGAGCCGACCCGTGTTCTTACTGCTGTACCTGGGCGGGAAAAAGCCACAGCGACGCGTAACCGACCAAAGCCCAACCGCCGGTCTACAACCTGGGTGGTAGCCACGATCCTGTTGCTGTCTGTTCTAACCGGAGCCTTCTTATGGTTCCGCTACTACTTCTTAGTGCCGATAGTAGAGGTGCCCCCGTTGTTGGGATTACAGGTGGAAGATGCCCGTCTGCTGCTGGCAGAAAAAGGTTTAGACTATTACGTGCTGCGGGAAGTATACAGCGAAGAAGAAGCAGGCGTAGTAGTAGATCAGGAACCGAAACCGAGTTCAATTAGAAAAAGCGGTGTCGGCGAAAAAGTCGGCCTGATTGTTAGCAAAGGCCGTGAATTGGCCCAGGTACCTGATGT
- a CDS encoding FtsW/RodA/SpoVE family cell cycle protein, producing the protein MGWLAFFLSWLAAPVWEPQALLYPAAITLALYLIHRSLTAMGSAADQLLLPLIAVPLFLGVAILYRLDRSSAFWQVVWVLAGLIILLLLQVVPNIRGWRSYWGVLLLLGLGCLAVTLVYGTEVHGAKIWLPVGPVKFQPSEPAKILLSLALAGYLCTRKELLLVRSWQLGGLRLPHPIYFGPLTVALALALLLMVVQRDLGTGLLLFGLFVCELYVAAPRWDYLLLGFLALGVGSAISYRLFDHVRIRFDIWLSPWEYAGEQGYQLVQALLGTSAGGLLGAGLGRGWPGLIPAVTTDLTFVAWCEETGLAGAIALLLIYMLLMQRGFKAALSTDDDFLTLAGVGVTSLFALQSLVILGGALRLIPLTGVTLPLFNYGGSSLVSSLTGFGFLLRLSSEGELNAN; encoded by the coding sequence TTGGGGTGGCTGGCCTTCTTCTTGTCCTGGTTGGCAGCCCCGGTGTGGGAGCCACAGGCTTTGTTGTACCCGGCTGCGATCACACTCGCGCTGTACTTGATTCATCGTAGCCTAACAGCCATGGGATCGGCTGCTGACCAACTGCTGCTCCCTCTGATAGCAGTGCCGCTTTTTTTGGGAGTAGCTATCTTATACCGCTTGGATCGGTCCAGTGCCTTCTGGCAGGTGGTTTGGGTTCTTGCCGGCTTGATTATCTTACTATTACTACAAGTCGTTCCTAATATTAGGGGATGGCGCTCTTATTGGGGTGTACTATTGCTGCTGGGGCTGGGATGCCTGGCGGTTACTCTGGTGTATGGAACTGAAGTGCACGGAGCCAAGATATGGCTCCCAGTTGGGCCCGTGAAGTTCCAGCCGTCAGAGCCGGCCAAGATCTTGTTGTCGTTAGCGTTAGCAGGCTATCTATGTACCCGGAAGGAGCTACTTTTGGTCCGTTCTTGGCAATTAGGAGGGCTGAGACTTCCTCATCCCATTTACTTTGGGCCTTTGACAGTAGCCCTGGCGCTGGCTTTGTTACTCATGGTGGTGCAACGAGATTTAGGTACCGGATTGCTACTGTTTGGACTATTTGTCTGCGAACTATACGTAGCTGCTCCCCGCTGGGATTACTTACTGCTGGGATTTCTGGCCTTAGGGGTCGGTAGCGCCATCAGCTATCGGCTGTTTGATCATGTGCGGATCCGGTTCGACATTTGGCTTTCTCCCTGGGAATATGCCGGTGAACAAGGTTATCAGCTGGTACAGGCTTTGCTTGGGACCAGTGCCGGGGGTCTTCTGGGAGCCGGTTTGGGACGAGGGTGGCCAGGGCTGATCCCAGCTGTTACTACGGACCTTACTTTTGTGGCCTGGTGTGAGGAAACCGGGTTGGCCGGTGCCATTGCCCTGCTTCTTATTTACATGCTCCTGATGCAGCGAGGGTTTAAAGCAGCCCTGAGCACAGATGACGATTTCTTAACCTTGGCCGGGGTGGGGGTAACCAGTTTATTTGCGCTTCAATCTTTGGTTATCTTAGGTGGCGCACTGCGACTGATCCCTTTGACCGGTGTTACCTTGCCGCTGTTTAACTATGGGGGTAGTTCGCTGGTGAGCTCGCTAACCGGTTTTGGTTTCCTACTACGCTTGTCGAGCGAGGGGGAGCTAAATGCGAACTAA
- a CDS encoding Stp1/IreP family PP2C-type Ser/Thr phosphatase yields the protein MLAGWARTDAGKVRSGNEDAFWLGGEENWYLALVADGMGGHQAGEVASQLAATVIQQYVTAQMENQAQSKKTVPVHLALHAAVQSANNQVFLRAQDNRGLFGMGTTVTALCLLDGTAEIAHVGDSRAYLFRGGKLRQLTDDHSLVQELVNMGSISSAEARHHPKRHLLTRVLGTAPDLSIDRVWLPTMPGDLFLLCTDGLTGELADSEIEAVLKSLPPLQAVEELVRQALEQGGHDNVTALLVQAGDQP from the coding sequence GTGCTGGCAGGATGGGCACGGACAGATGCAGGTAAGGTCCGATCAGGCAATGAAGATGCGTTCTGGCTGGGGGGAGAAGAAAACTGGTATTTGGCTCTGGTAGCTGACGGAATGGGCGGTCACCAGGCTGGAGAGGTAGCAAGTCAGCTCGCTGCCACTGTGATTCAGCAGTATGTTACGGCGCAAATGGAAAACCAGGCTCAGAGCAAGAAGACAGTGCCCGTTCACCTGGCACTTCATGCTGCGGTGCAAAGTGCAAACAACCAAGTATTTCTTCGCGCCCAAGACAACCGCGGTTTGTTCGGTATGGGCACAACAGTTACCGCCCTGTGCTTGCTTGATGGGACAGCAGAAATAGCCCACGTAGGGGATAGCAGGGCTTATTTATTCCGGGGAGGAAAGCTCCGTCAGTTGACGGATGACCATTCTTTGGTCCAGGAGTTGGTTAATATGGGATCCATATCCTCGGCCGAGGCCAGACATCATCCTAAGCGGCATCTTTTGACCAGAGTCTTAGGCACTGCCCCCGATCTGTCCATTGATCGGGTTTGGTTACCGACTATGCCTGGGGACTTATTTTTGCTCTGCACCGACGGGCTCACCGGGGAGCTTGCCGATAGTGAAATCGAAGCTGTACTGAAGTCTTTACCGCCGTTGCAAGCAGTGGAGGAGTTGGTTCGACAGGCTTTGGAGCAAGGCGGCCATGACAACGTTACCGCGCTGTTGGTGCAAGCAGGTGATCAGCCGTGA
- a CDS encoding DUF3662 domain-containing protein → MTGLWEKLVNRFRHARYRQQQKTLPQTIWLHLVAALEESGKGMALRPNLYQVMIPASDYDLLRPLIADLEVELAGRLATEALKRGYHLTGAAGVKIVVGTVNTMRVKTQHVSEAPAEADNDTTVIFRLSKRKKQSSLPSRQLVVLTGPDRGSIFTLWGTEVLIGRSETNHIVLHDEGVSRVHLRISWTDNEEYIEDLGSLNGTWVNGCPVLGQRRLEEGDKITLGSTTLEYRG, encoded by the coding sequence ATGACAGGTTTATGGGAAAAACTAGTCAACAGATTTCGCCATGCCAGGTACCGGCAGCAACAGAAAACCTTGCCCCAGACCATCTGGCTGCACCTGGTGGCTGCCCTGGAAGAAAGCGGTAAGGGCATGGCTTTGCGTCCCAACTTATATCAAGTAATGATACCGGCCTCGGATTATGATCTGCTACGGCCGCTAATTGCCGATTTGGAAGTGGAGTTAGCGGGCAGATTGGCGACAGAGGCCCTTAAGCGGGGCTATCATCTTACCGGTGCCGCTGGAGTGAAGATTGTTGTCGGGACGGTAAACACAATGCGGGTTAAGACCCAGCACGTGTCGGAAGCACCGGCAGAGGCAGATAATGACACTACGGTTATATTTCGCTTATCGAAGCGGAAGAAACAGTCGTCGTTGCCGTCACGCCAGCTGGTGGTGCTCACTGGACCTGATCGAGGGAGTATCTTTACCCTTTGGGGAACCGAGGTATTAATAGGACGAAGTGAGACTAATCATATAGTGCTTCACGATGAGGGTGTGTCTAGGGTACATCTTAGAATCTCGTGGACTGACAACGAAGAATATATTGAGGATCTGGGCAGCCTCAACGGTACCTGGGTAAATGGATGCCCCGTGCTGGGACAAAGGCGGCTCGAAGAGGGAGACAAGATAACATTGGGTTCCACGACCCTGGAGTACCGGGGGTGA
- the rlmN gene encoding 23S rRNA (adenine(2503)-C(2))-methyltransferase RlmN — protein MTKLELRNLSFGELHELIRSFGEPPYRADQIYNWLYRHVVLSFEEMTNLPAQLRWQLTEETTLDSIRVRERYCSSDTDTVKLLFSLVDGQAVEGVLLRYRRWFSACLSSQAGCRMGCAFCASTLGGLARNLTVGEMTGELVHLAREARQLGGDVRSLVLMGTGEPLDNYKNVLKFLAQVTEPHGFNLSYRRITLSTCGLVPGIRRLAQEELPLTLAVSLHAPTDELRTELMPINKVYPLEELMAACREYTQITGRRLTFEYALLVQVNDSLNHAHQLANLIGGLPCHVNLIAFNPVPERGFRRPEPSRVEAFYQVLQERGVSVTVRRELGRDIAAACGQLRRRVLRKRTSRA, from the coding sequence ATGACTAAGTTAGAGCTGAGGAATCTTAGCTTTGGTGAGCTCCATGAGCTGATACGTTCCTTCGGAGAACCGCCCTATCGGGCGGACCAGATTTACAACTGGTTGTACAGACACGTGGTCCTGTCTTTTGAGGAAATGACGAATCTGCCGGCTCAGTTGCGCTGGCAGCTAACCGAAGAGACTACCTTGGATAGTATCCGTGTGCGTGAACGCTATTGCTCCTCCGACACTGATACGGTGAAACTGCTATTCTCGCTGGTTGACGGCCAAGCAGTGGAAGGGGTTTTGCTTCGGTATCGCCGCTGGTTCAGTGCCTGTCTTTCGTCCCAGGCCGGTTGCCGGATGGGTTGTGCTTTCTGTGCGTCTACCTTGGGAGGGCTGGCTCGCAATCTCACCGTAGGTGAAATGACTGGGGAACTAGTGCATTTGGCCCGGGAAGCGAGACAGCTGGGGGGTGACGTTCGGAGCTTAGTGCTCATGGGCACCGGTGAACCCTTAGACAACTATAAGAACGTGCTGAAATTCTTGGCTCAGGTTACCGAACCCCATGGCTTTAATCTAAGTTATCGTCGGATCACGCTTTCCACCTGTGGTTTGGTACCGGGTATTCGCCGTTTGGCCCAGGAGGAGCTGCCGCTCACTCTAGCCGTGTCGTTACACGCTCCTACAGACGAGCTTAGAACCGAGCTGATGCCCATTAACAAAGTGTACCCGCTGGAAGAACTTATGGCTGCTTGCCGTGAGTATACCCAGATTACCGGTCGTCGCCTTACCTTCGAGTACGCTTTGCTGGTTCAGGTAAATGATTCGCTTAACCATGCCCACCAATTGGCAAATTTGATCGGTGGATTGCCGTGTCACGTGAACCTTATTGCCTTTAATCCGGTTCCGGAGCGCGGGTTTAGGCGACCTGAACCTAGTCGAGTAGAAGCCTTTTATCAAGTGCTGCAGGAAAGAGGCGTTTCTGTTACTGTGCGGCGCGAGCTCGGCCGCGATATTGCGGCTGCCTGTGGTCAGCTCAGGCGGAGGGTGCTCAGAAAAAGGACGTCGAGAGCATGA
- the rsmB gene encoding 16S rRNA (cytosine(967)-C(5))-methyltransferase RsmB, whose product MAEDKTARDVALEVLLRVEQTRSYANLLLAPALAKSSLSSRDRALTTELVYGTVRTLGTLDWALQERSNMPLAKLDPPVRALMRLGAYQLLFTRIPPAAACFEAVQQAKRVSHEGSARFVNAVLRRLARERSRLEFPDIDEEPVRHIALKYSHPEWLVQRWLERLGLEDTLELCRADNLVPPLCLRANLTRTTRSELIVLLKRHGLVVSPRHKVPEALYVEGSGMVEGLPGFQAGLFTVQDESSMLATHALAPKAGERLLDACAGPGGKTTHLAEFMNDRGQILALDIHPHKLTLVRENAARLHLDCINTREADARRLPPDLRGAFTKVLVDAPCSGTGVLRRRPDLRWRKTPEELTSLPKMQLKILVGASEALAVDGTLLYSTCSLEPEENMEVVTAFLASRPEFVLTDLRPTLGEFIQEPTLRQGFLQLYPHKHELDGFFLAGLKRCQEGKNHD is encoded by the coding sequence ATGGCTGAAGACAAAACTGCTCGCGACGTAGCCCTAGAAGTGCTGCTTAGGGTAGAACAGACAAGATCGTATGCTAATTTACTGTTAGCGCCGGCTTTAGCCAAGAGCAGTTTAAGCTCTCGCGACCGGGCTCTCACCACCGAGTTGGTGTATGGGACAGTCCGAACACTTGGCACTTTGGATTGGGCGTTGCAGGAACGGAGCAACATGCCCTTGGCTAAACTGGATCCGCCGGTGCGGGCACTAATGCGGCTGGGGGCTTACCAGCTTTTGTTTACGCGGATACCTCCTGCCGCGGCCTGTTTTGAAGCTGTGCAGCAGGCGAAAAGAGTCAGTCATGAGGGTAGTGCCCGCTTCGTTAATGCTGTGCTCAGGCGTCTGGCCAGGGAACGGAGCCGGTTAGAGTTCCCCGATATAGATGAGGAGCCGGTGCGCCATATAGCGCTAAAATACTCTCATCCTGAATGGCTGGTCCAAAGATGGTTAGAACGCCTAGGGTTAGAAGATACTTTAGAGCTCTGTCGGGCCGATAACCTAGTGCCTCCGCTTTGCTTGCGCGCCAATTTGACGCGGACAACCAGATCGGAACTGATTGTGCTGCTTAAGAGGCATGGTTTGGTTGTGTCTCCGCGCCATAAGGTGCCGGAGGCGCTGTATGTAGAAGGATCTGGCATGGTAGAAGGGCTGCCTGGTTTTCAGGCCGGGTTGTTTACGGTGCAGGACGAAAGTTCCATGTTAGCCACGCATGCCCTGGCGCCCAAGGCCGGGGAACGATTACTGGATGCTTGTGCCGGCCCAGGCGGCAAGACGACCCATCTGGCAGAGTTTATGAACGATCGAGGTCAGATTCTGGCCCTGGATATTCACCCCCATAAACTCACTCTAGTCCGAGAGAATGCCGCGCGGCTGCATCTTGACTGCATCAACACCAGAGAAGCTGACGCTCGCCGATTGCCACCGGATCTTAGGGGGGCGTTTACCAAAGTGTTGGTGGATGCACCATGCTCAGGAACAGGAGTACTCAGGCGGAGACCGGATCTGAGGTGGCGTAAGACGCCGGAGGAGCTTACGAGTTTGCCCAAGATGCAGCTTAAGATACTCGTCGGTGCCAGTGAAGCCTTGGCTGTTGACGGGACTCTCTTGTACAGTACGTGTAGCCTGGAGCCGGAAGAAAACATGGAGGTTGTGACCGCGTTTTTAGCGTCACGACCGGAGTTCGTTTTGACTGACTTAAGACCTACACTGGGGGAATTCATCCAGGAACCGACACTAAGGCAGGGCTTTCTGCAGCTATACCCACATAAACATGAACTGGACGGGTTTTTCCTGGCCGGTCTCAAACGGTGCCAAGAGGGGAAAAACCATGACTAA
- a CDS encoding DUF116 domain-containing protein produces MAKKRLILSLALGFAILLGLLAGRLWYVSFYGLDKLSRYVFFGLGLTFFLFVVTVLVGVVGVVLIILWHRPIPVLDRPVSILITRLLPLSMQVGRFFHVTKEKLERSFIEINNNLVRARKIKVAPRQLLVLAPHCLQYSGCEYKITADVSNCHLCGRCQIKDLLLLARNLGVGLAVVTGGTLARKKVQELRPDAIVAVACERDLSSGLQDVYPLPAFGVLNERPNGPCVDTKVDLERLRQAILYFIEPEAETLGVN; encoded by the coding sequence GTGGCCAAAAAGAGATTGATCTTAAGTCTGGCTTTGGGTTTTGCCATTCTGTTGGGCCTGTTGGCCGGCAGATTATGGTACGTTTCTTTTTATGGATTAGATAAACTCTCGCGCTATGTCTTTTTCGGCCTCGGGCTGACTTTTTTCCTCTTTGTAGTCACGGTTTTGGTCGGTGTGGTGGGAGTTGTCCTCATAATTCTCTGGCACCGTCCAATCCCGGTTCTTGATCGTCCGGTTAGCATCCTTATCACCCGGCTGTTACCGTTGTCTATGCAGGTGGGACGTTTCTTTCACGTTACCAAAGAGAAGTTGGAGCGTTCGTTTATTGAGATTAACAACAATTTAGTGCGGGCGCGAAAAATTAAGGTGGCACCCCGGCAACTGCTGGTACTGGCTCCTCATTGTCTGCAGTATTCAGGCTGCGAGTATAAGATTACTGCCGATGTAAGCAACTGTCATCTTTGCGGCCGCTGCCAGATCAAAGACCTATTGTTGTTAGCTCGAAATCTAGGCGTGGGGTTGGCTGTGGTCACCGGCGGAACCCTGGCGCGCAAGAAGGTGCAGGAATTAAGACCTGACGCCATTGTGGCCGTAGCATGTGAGCGGGATCTATCCAGTGGGTTACAGGATGTGTATCCGCTGCCGGCATTCGGGGTGTTGAACGAACGACCCAATGGTCCTTGTGTGGATACCAAGGTGGATCTGGAGCGGCTAAGACAGGCCATATTGTATTTTATCGAACCGGAAGCCGAAACCTTGGGGGTGAATTAG
- a CDS encoding methionyl-tRNA formyltransferase: MRIVFMGTPQFAVSTLKELIPSVVGVVTQPDRPRGRGHQLRPSAVKEAAVAAGIPVLQPQQVNSDEFLADIRALEPDLIVVVAFGQILPSALLGMPPLGCINLHASLLPSLRGAAPIQRAIMNGDVMTGVTTMYMSEGLDTGDIIMQAEEKIAPDDTAGTLAVRLAQKGADLVRRTVRAIAEGTAPRHPQDDSLASWAPPLKKEDEILNWELPAPMVANQVRALNPKPGSATFVAGNRLKVWRGQVSGLASLAGKPGQVLKVQGDSGILVACGEGAVVIQEVQPAGKRSMTAPAYACGYRVQPGDVWG, from the coding sequence GTGCGTATTGTTTTCATGGGCACGCCTCAGTTTGCCGTGTCTACGCTCAAGGAGTTGATCCCGTCTGTGGTCGGGGTGGTTACGCAACCGGATAGGCCCAGAGGGCGGGGCCATCAGCTGCGGCCTTCGGCGGTGAAAGAGGCGGCAGTAGCCGCCGGCATTCCGGTCTTGCAACCACAACAGGTGAACAGCGATGAGTTTCTGGCCGACATTCGGGCATTGGAGCCAGATCTTATTGTAGTGGTGGCTTTTGGTCAGATCTTGCCTTCCGCGCTGCTAGGCATGCCTCCGCTGGGTTGTATTAATTTGCACGCTTCGTTGTTGCCAAGTCTGCGCGGCGCAGCTCCCATACAGCGCGCCATTATGAACGGTGATGTCATGACCGGGGTTACCACCATGTACATGAGTGAGGGACTGGACACAGGTGACATAATTATGCAGGCAGAGGAAAAGATCGCGCCTGATGACACGGCTGGCACGTTAGCAGTACGGCTGGCACAAAAGGGCGCTGATCTGGTTCGGCGTACTGTAAGGGCGATTGCGGAGGGAACTGCTCCCCGCCACCCACAAGACGATTCCTTAGCCAGTTGGGCCCCGCCGCTCAAGAAAGAAGACGAGATTTTGAATTGGGAACTGCCGGCCCCCATGGTAGCCAATCAGGTGCGGGCACTGAACCCGAAACCGGGGTCAGCCACGTTTGTGGCTGGGAACCGGCTGAAGGTTTGGCGGGGCCAGGTATCTGGACTGGCTTCTTTAGCAGGAAAACCGGGACAAGTATTGAAAGTACAAGGTGATAGCGGTATCTTGGTGGCTTGTGGGGAAGGGGCAGTAGTTATCCAAGAAGTACAACCTGCCGGCAAACGTTCCATGACGGCGCCGGCCTATGCTTGTGGGTACCGTGTACAGCCAGGGGATGTTTGGGGCTAA
- the def gene encoding peptide deformylase gives MGEGELNIRLYGDPVLRQPAQSVTKINDRLRRLLHDMAVSMYDADGVGLAAPQVGVLLRAVVIDVGEGLLTLINPEIIAAEGEELGVEGCLSLPGLVGDVPRSSKVTVRALDLKGRNQEISGENLLARALQHELDHLDGILFIDRAQNIRPSESEEDRG, from the coding sequence ATGGGTGAAGGTGAACTTAATATTCGACTTTATGGAGATCCGGTGCTGCGGCAGCCAGCACAATCTGTGACCAAGATCAATGACCGTCTGCGCCGGTTGTTACATGATATGGCTGTTTCCATGTATGATGCTGATGGCGTTGGCTTAGCTGCACCCCAAGTGGGTGTATTATTGCGAGCAGTGGTTATTGATGTAGGTGAGGGGCTATTGACTCTTATTAATCCGGAGATCATAGCGGCAGAAGGTGAGGAGCTCGGTGTTGAAGGTTGTCTCAGTCTTCCGGGCTTGGTGGGGGATGTTCCTCGAAGTAGCAAGGTCACAGTCCGGGCCCTGGATCTTAAAGGTCGAAACCAGGAGATTAGCGGAGAGAACCTGCTGGCTCGGGCACTGCAACACGAACTGGATCATTTGGACGGCATCTTGTTCATCGACCGGGCTCAAAACATTCGACCCAGTGAAAGTGAAGAAGATAGAGGGTGA
- the priA gene encoding primosomal protein N': MAKLAAVLVDLVTSATNKTFTYIVPDSLLGQVGCGTKVRIPFGPRVLAGYVVPETPEPVEKVRPISAVLAQDLFNEEAWQLARFVADRYLCHQVEALYLVLPPGTSSGLSLERRVEYVDLLLPEQEARTLVHALGRRAPAQARIVTALLKERPAVRRELLQRAPAAGSSLKALVSRGVVTTWIEVDPVSQLSCLETAATTAEQLPVLTEAQSRSLEPIMEALETYRQENFLLHGVTGSGKTEIYLRVLAAALKQGRGGIVLVPEIALTPQMRERFVHRFGHRVAILHSGLRDRERYDQWQRIRQGKAQIVVGARSAVYAPLAKIGAIILDEEHETAYKQEESPRYHAREVALWRARNQGAVTILGSATPAVDTYYQAQNGGYRLLTLPERIAKRPLPQVEIVDMRRELLAGNRSIFSRLLQTEMERVLACKQQAILFLNRRGHSTFVLCRHCGLVAECPHCDLALTFHKVGRRLICHHCGYSEPQYHLCPSCGSNYVRDFGCGTQRVVSEARRLWPRARILRLDADTSARTGATDEIIHSFSQGRADILVGTQMVTKGLDIARVTLVGIVSADLTLNLPDPYAAERTFQLLEQVAGRTGRGELPGRAILQTYTPNHVSITAAQRHDYAGFYRVELERRKRHLYPPFVKVVLVRALAPKEKTAIELLQQLLSMLPKGEDVRIEGPAPCPFLKVGNRFRWQLILKGSDLRRLKNQLAAALPTLTAACQRAGARLTVDVDPLSYL, from the coding sequence ATGGCTAAGCTAGCGGCAGTGCTGGTCGACCTGGTTACGTCAGCGACAAACAAGACTTTTACTTACATTGTTCCGGACTCGCTCCTGGGCCAAGTCGGATGTGGAACCAAGGTACGGATTCCTTTTGGCCCTCGGGTTCTTGCCGGGTATGTGGTACCGGAGACACCGGAACCGGTGGAAAAGGTGCGGCCTATTTCAGCGGTGTTAGCTCAGGACTTGTTCAATGAAGAAGCTTGGCAGCTAGCACGCTTTGTGGCTGATCGCTATCTATGCCATCAGGTTGAGGCTTTGTATCTGGTGCTTCCACCGGGAACAAGTAGCGGATTATCTTTAGAACGACGGGTGGAGTATGTTGATCTGTTGTTACCCGAGCAGGAGGCACGCACCCTAGTCCATGCTCTAGGCCGCCGGGCACCGGCACAAGCACGGATAGTAACCGCACTTTTGAAAGAGCGACCGGCGGTGCGCCGAGAACTCTTGCAACGAGCTCCGGCCGCTGGCAGCAGCCTGAAGGCTCTGGTTTCCCGGGGTGTGGTTACCACCTGGATCGAGGTGGACCCTGTTTCCCAGCTAAGCTGCTTAGAGACTGCTGCCACAACAGCCGAACAACTGCCGGTACTTACAGAGGCTCAATCCAGATCATTGGAGCCGATTATGGAGGCTCTAGAGACGTATCGGCAGGAAAACTTTCTTCTCCATGGTGTGACCGGCAGCGGCAAGACAGAGATATATCTCCGAGTTCTGGCGGCGGCTTTGAAACAAGGACGCGGAGGGATAGTGCTGGTACCGGAAATTGCTCTTACCCCGCAGATGCGGGAGCGTTTTGTCCACCGCTTTGGACACAGAGTCGCTATTTTACACAGCGGACTGAGGGATCGGGAACGATACGACCAGTGGCAGCGCATCCGACAAGGGAAAGCCCAGATAGTAGTGGGTGCCCGCTCGGCTGTGTATGCCCCACTGGCGAAGATTGGTGCTATAATTCTAGATGAGGAGCATGAGACAGCATACAAGCAAGAAGAGAGTCCCCGCTACCACGCTCGGGAGGTAGCACTTTGGCGAGCTCGTAACCAAGGAGCGGTAACTATTTTAGGCAGTGCTACCCCGGCGGTGGACACCTACTATCAGGCCCAAAACGGTGGCTATCGCTTGCTCACCTTACCGGAGAGAATCGCTAAGCGCCCATTGCCCCAAGTTGAGATCGTGGACATGCGGCGCGAGCTGTTGGCCGGCAACAGAAGTATTTTCAGTCGACTGCTTCAGACGGAAATGGAAAGAGTTCTGGCTTGTAAGCAGCAGGCAATATTGTTTCTGAACCGTCGCGGACACAGCACCTTTGTGCTTTGCCGGCACTGCGGTTTAGTGGCCGAATGTCCGCATTGTGATCTAGCTCTTACTTTCCATAAAGTGGGGCGGCGTCTAATCTGCCACCATTGTGGTTATTCCGAACCCCAATACCACTTGTGCCCTAGCTGTGGTAGTAACTATGTGCGCGATTTTGGCTGCGGAACGCAGCGTGTTGTCAGTGAGGCCCGGCGCCTCTGGCCCAGGGCGCGGATTCTGAGGCTTGATGCTGACACCAGCGCTCGAACCGGGGCTACTGACGAAATCATCCATTCATTTTCCCAGGGAAGAGCTGACATCTTGGTTGGGACGCAGATGGTAACCAAAGGCCTGGACATTGCTCGTGTAACGTTGGTGGGCATTGTGAGTGCGGACCTGACTCTTAATCTGCCCGATCCTTATGCGGCTGAACGTACCTTCCAACTACTGGAACAAGTCGCCGGGCGTACAGGACGGGGTGAACTGCCGGGCCGAGCGATACTGCAGACGTACACTCCCAATCATGTTAGCATTACAGCGGCTCAGCGACATGATTATGCTGGTTTTTATCGGGTGGAGCTGGAGCGGCGAAAACGCCATCTGTATCCTCCGTTCGTGAAAGTGGTTTTAGTTCGTGCTTTGGCACCGAAAGAAAAGACAGCTATAGAGCTATTGCAGCAACTACTTAGTATGCTGCCCAAAGGGGAAGATGTAAGGATAGAAGGGCCGGCCCCGTGCCCGTTCCTGAAAGTAGGGAATAGATTTCGCTGGCAACTGATTCTCAAAGGTTCGGACCTAAGGCGACTTAAGAATCAACTGGCGGCAGCTTTGCCAACGCTGACTGCAGCCTGTCAGCGGGCCGGAGCGCGGCTTACAGTGGATGTGGATCCGCTGTCTTATCTGTAG